The following coding sequences lie in one Apium graveolens cultivar Ventura chromosome 1, ASM990537v1, whole genome shotgun sequence genomic window:
- the LOC141685324 gene encoding uncharacterized protein LOC141685324, with amino-acid sequence MGERDEDDDDDMSSDESSDETDTSDLINHVKGEHQPHYPGCERYTKMKAMVQLYNLKVKHGMSDSCFSDILLLLGSLLPEGNNIPSSFNKAKKPFCALGMGYEKIHACPNNCLLYRGDLDEEQTTCRVCKASRWKLNKKGDELEGVPAKVLWYFPLIPRLRNLFNTPHIAKDMTWHDTDRQKDGKMRHPANSITWKDVDQKWPNFVSETRKLRLALSSDGFNPFHGNRTDYSSWPVLLSIYNLPHWLCMKRRYIMLCLLISGPTEPGNDIDVFLQPLIEDLQELWRGKQMLVNYRKTVIMRHRRWLPRNHPYRRQKSAFDNTMEKGVTPVSLTGEEVFQRVQHLRSHVFGKKQQQPRWKKGEPRPVWKKVSIFFQLEYWEFLPVRHVLDVMHIEKNICETLLGTLLNISGKIKDRESVRLDMAEMGIRTELRPKIPGKKEKVPLASWNLTHAEKKTVRSSFLKMKLADGFCSNIKNLVNMENLRLVGMKSHDCHTILHHLLPISIRSVLQKQVRCTIIRFCLFFKAICSKVIDVDKLEKMQSELVETLCQLEKHFPPSFFDVMIHLSVHLVREVKLCGPIFLHWMYPFERYLKAFKGYVRNPAHPEGCIAEAYVAEEAVECLVNFEKSTVGVSQNAKYEQNARPLSGATLIKLSDEDLNLAHLCFLQNTTNIRPYFDEHMASLMTRYQQHENDEVWLKNKQNAEFHKWFRKKIESELLDAHNNIPEEIRWIAEGPNKNVPTFSRYRINGVTFSTKERDDTRQVQCSGVCVFADTMLVQGKEKNIEHTSQTYYGVITSIWALDYNKFRVPIFHCNWVDMNQGVKVDDLGYTIVNLNKLGFINDPFVLGKHVKQVCYIDDPLEKHWYVVLKLPEKNCYKQCDDENDGSVEIELENELHLPMFPNVDELDEEKASYMRDEDEWIQLP; translated from the exons ATGGGTGAACGTGACGAGGACGACGACGATGATATGtcttctgatgaaagttctgacgAAACCGACACTTCTGATTTGATCAACCATGTTAAAGGTGAACATCAACCTCATTATCCTGGATGTGAGAGGTACACCAAGATGAAAGCTATGGTCCAGTTATACAACTTGAAAGTGAAGCATGGTATGTCTGATTCATGCtttagtgatattctgttattaCTTGGCTCTTTACTTCCGGAAGGTAACAACATCCCTTCTTCCTTCAATAAAGCAAAAAAACCCTTTTGTGCATTAGGAATGGGGTATGAAAAGATACACGCATGTCCGAATAATTGTCTCTTATACCGTGGCGATTTAGATGAAGAACAGACTACTTGTCGCGTATGTAAGGCCTCTAGATGGAAATTGAACAAAAAAGGAGATGAACTTGAAGGGGTCCCTGCTAAAGTTCTATGGTATTTCCCGCTGATACCAAGATTACGAAATTTATTCAATACACCTCACATTGCAAAGGACATGACGTGGCATGACACCGATCGACAAAAGGATGGTAAAATGAGGCATCCAGCTAATTCAATAACATGGAAGGATGTCGACCAAAAATGGCCTAATTTTGTATCAGAGACTAGGAAACTTCGATTAGCTTTATCTTCCGATGGTTTCAATCCTTTTCATGGAAACCGTACTGATTACTCAAGCTGGCCTGTTTTGCTATCAATTTATAACCTTCCTCATTGGCTTTGTATGAAGAGAAGGTATATTATGCTCTGCTTGTTAATATCTGGACCGACTGAGCCTGGAAATGATATCGACGTATTCCTTCAACCACTAATAGAAGATCTGCAAGAGTTGTGGCGTGGGAAACAAAT GTTGGTTAATTACCGTAAGACGGTGATTATGAGGCATCGAAGATGGTTGCCCCGTAATCATCCTTATAGAAGGCAGAAATCAGCTTTTGATAACACTATGGAGAAGGGGGTCACCCCTGTTTCATTAACTGGAGAAGAGGTTTTTCAAAGAGTACAACATTTAAGGTCCCATGTATTTGGAAAGAAACAACAGCAACCACGATGGAAGAAAGGTGAACCTCGACCTGTTTGGAAAAAGGTTTCAATATTCTTCCAACTTGAGTATTGGGAATTTTTGCCAGTTAGGCATGTTCTCGATGTGATGCACATCGAGAAAAATATATGCGAAACCCTGCTTGGAACTTTACTAAATATATCGGGGAAGATAAAAGATAGGGAATCTGTCCGTCTTGATATGGCTGAAATGGGAATAAGAACGGAGCTGAGACCAAAGATTcctggaaagaaagaaaaggtaCCGTTGGCATCATGGAACTTAACGCATGCAGAAAAAAAAACAGTTCGCTCATCATTTCTTAAAATGAAGTTGGCAGATGGATTTTGTTCAAATATTAAGAATCTTGTAAACATGGAAAATCTTCGGCTTGTTGGAATGAAATCTCATGATTGTCACAcgatattgcatcatttgcttcCAATCTCAATTCGATCAGTATTACAAAAACAAGTCAGGTGCACAATTATTAGGTTTTGCCTTTTCTTCAAGGCAATTTGCAGTAAAGTGATCGATGTAGACAAGTTGGAAAAAATGCAGAGTGAGTTAGTGGAAACATTGTGCCAGCTTGAAAAGCACTTTCCCCCTTCGTTCTTTGATGTGATGATCCATCTCTCAGTTCATCTCGTGAGAGAGGTTAAACTTTGTGGGCCAATATTCCTTCATTGGATGTATCCCTTCGAGAGATATCTAAAAGCATTTAAAGGATATGTACGGAACCCGGCTCATCCCGAAGGGTGTATTGCTGAGGCATACGTTGCCGAAGAGGCGGTGGAGTGTTTGgtgaattttgaaaaatctacCGTAGGAGTGTCTCAAAATGCAAAGTATGAGCAGAATGCAAGACCTCTATCTGGTGCAACATTGATAAAGCTGAGCGATGAGGACTTGAATCTAGCACATTTGTGTTTTCTCCAAAATACAACTAACATTAGACCATATTTTGA CGAACATATGGCATCTTTGATGACAAGATACCAACAACATGAAAATGATGAAGTCTGGCTTAAAAACAAGCAAAATGCAGAATTTCACAAATGGTTCAGGAAAAAG ATTGAATCAGAATTGTTGGATGCCCATAACAACATACCTGAGGAGATAAGGTGGATTGCTGAAGGGCCCAACAAGAATGTCCCTACATTTAGCAGATATAGAATCAACGGTGTTACGTTTAGCACCAAGGAGCGTGATGACACTCGACAAGTTCAGTGTAGTGGTGTCTGTGTCTTTGCAGATACAATGCTTGTACAGGGTAAGGAGAAGAATATTGAACATACTTCACAGACCTACTATGGAGTTATAACAAGTATATGGGCGTTGGACTATAACAAATTTAGAGTCCCAATATTTCATTGTAATTGGGTAGATATGAACCAGGGGGTTAAGGTAGATGACTTGGGATATACAATTGTTAATTTGAACAAATTAGGTTTCATAAATGATCCGTTCGTACTAGGGAAACATGTTAAGCAGGTTTGTTACATTGATGATCCTCTTGAAAAACATTGGTATGTCGTGTTGAAATTACCAGAAAAGAACTGTTATAAACAATGTGACGATGAAAATGATGGATCAGTAGAAATAGAACTTGAGAATGAGCTGCACTTGCCAATGTTTCCCAATGTTGACGAACTTGATGAGGAAAAAGCTAGTTATATGCGGGACGAAGATGAATGGATTCAACTCCCATGA